The following coding sequences lie in one Pseudarthrobacter phenanthrenivorans Sphe3 genomic window:
- a CDS encoding rhodanese-like domain-containing protein — translation MGFISSLKRAFSKPYTTVSVAEAKELLSSGATLVDVRSAQEWRSGRAPQAKHVPLDRLQASTAGIQKTRPVVAICASGVRSASAARLLAAKGYRAYSIRGGMAAWRQAGEPVR, via the coding sequence ATGGGTTTTATCAGCTCCCTGAAGCGGGCCTTCAGCAAGCCCTACACAACGGTGTCGGTTGCCGAGGCCAAGGAACTCCTGTCCTCGGGCGCCACCCTGGTCGATGTCCGCTCCGCCCAGGAATGGCGCTCCGGACGGGCTCCCCAGGCCAAGCACGTCCCGCTGGACCGGCTGCAGGCCAGCACCGCGGGAATCCAGAAGACCCGGCCAGTCGTCGCCATCTGCGCGTCCGGCGTCCGCTCCGCCTCGGCCGCCCGGCTGCTCGCGGCGAAGGGATACCGGGCTTACTCGATCCGCGGCGGAATGGCCGCCTGGCGCCAGGCCGGCGAGCCGGTCCGCTGA
- a CDS encoding MFS transporter: protein MQGRTIGHHAGGPPGISLGLRQNLAQFMLLVAVNALVGGTLGQERTVLPLLAEEVFGLDHYTGALTYILAFGVAKAATNYFAGTLSDRYGRKPVLIAGWLVALPVPFLLIFGDSWALIVTANVVLGISQGLTWSTTVMMKMDLVGPERRGLAMGLNEAAGYLGVAGTALATGYIASTFGLRPGPFLLGAAFIAIGLGLSVLAVRETHHHVKAEAAHHISSHAGTHGSLSSREVFSLTSFRDKSLSSVSQAGMVNNLNDGLAWGLFPVLFVTAGGLSLERVGILAAVYPAVWGAGQLVTGPLSDRIGRKPLIAGGMLLQAAALAMVAVGRDFETWLAAVVLLGAGTAMVYPTLLAAIGDVAHPLWRARSIGIYRLWRDAGFAVGALLSGILADAYGIPAAVAAVAAITAASGALVAMRMRGGDHRPT from the coding sequence ATGCAGGGACGAACGATCGGCCATCACGCCGGCGGCCCGCCAGGCATCAGCCTGGGGCTGCGTCAAAACCTGGCGCAGTTCATGCTTCTTGTGGCGGTCAACGCACTGGTGGGCGGCACCCTTGGGCAGGAAAGGACGGTACTGCCGCTCCTGGCCGAGGAAGTGTTTGGGCTGGATCACTACACGGGCGCCCTGACGTACATCCTGGCGTTCGGGGTAGCCAAGGCCGCCACCAACTACTTCGCCGGGACCCTGTCCGACCGCTACGGCCGCAAGCCTGTGCTCATCGCAGGCTGGCTTGTTGCCCTCCCGGTGCCGTTCCTCCTGATTTTCGGAGACTCCTGGGCCCTGATCGTCACAGCCAATGTTGTCCTGGGCATCAGCCAGGGCCTTACCTGGTCCACCACCGTCATGATGAAAATGGATTTGGTGGGACCGGAACGCCGCGGCCTGGCAATGGGGCTCAATGAAGCGGCCGGCTACCTTGGCGTTGCCGGAACTGCGTTGGCCACCGGCTACATCGCCTCCACCTTCGGCCTGCGCCCCGGGCCCTTCCTCCTCGGTGCGGCGTTCATCGCCATCGGCCTCGGACTGTCCGTTTTGGCTGTCCGGGAGACGCATCACCACGTGAAGGCAGAGGCCGCCCACCATATCTCCAGCCACGCCGGAACCCACGGCAGCCTCAGCTCCCGGGAGGTCTTTTCACTGACCAGCTTCCGCGACAAGTCGTTGTCCTCCGTCAGCCAGGCCGGCATGGTGAACAACCTCAACGACGGACTGGCGTGGGGCCTGTTCCCCGTCCTCTTTGTGACGGCAGGAGGGCTCAGCCTGGAACGCGTCGGAATCCTCGCCGCCGTATACCCCGCTGTCTGGGGTGCCGGGCAGCTGGTGACGGGCCCGCTCTCGGACCGGATCGGCCGCAAACCGCTCATCGCCGGGGGCATGCTCCTCCAGGCCGCCGCACTGGCGATGGTCGCCGTCGGACGGGACTTCGAAACCTGGCTCGCCGCCGTCGTCCTGCTGGGCGCAGGTACGGCCATGGTGTATCCCACGCTGCTGGCCGCCATCGGCGACGTGGCCCACCCGCTGTGGCGGGCACGCTCCATCGGCATCTACCGGCTGTGGCGTGATGCGGGCTTCGCCGTCGGGGCGCTGCTCTCAGGCATACTTGCGGACGCTTACGGCATACCGGCGGCGGTGGCGGCCGTTGCCGCCATCACCGCGGCATCCGGCGCACTGGTGGCCATGCGGATGCGCGGCGGAGACCACCGCCCAACCTGA
- a CDS encoding MBL fold metallo-hydrolase, whose translation MLIERIYDEDLAQASYLIGCQAKGEAIVVDGRRDIAVYQDLAAKNGMTIVAVTETHIHADYLSGTRELAAATGAKIYVSGEGGPDWQYEFDGERLYDGDKITLGNITIKAVHTPGHTPEHLSFLVTDGAFSDQPGYLLSGDFVFSGDLGRPDLLDEAAGGIDTRFEGAKQLFASLRDKFLTLPDYVQVHPAHGAGSACGKALGAIPSSTVGYERLYSWWGPYLAANDEQGFINELLDGQPDAHAYFGRMKRENREGPAVMGERTPLPELSQGIVAAGLAEDTLTFIDTRPNSEVHEGTVARSLNVPAGKSVASYGAWVVNPETDKNPLVLLAQDQEQAMDMWDHLVRVGIDNVAGYVTSIEGLPMTTPKLIQPEELEGFDAVMILDVRNKTEHTSGHIPGSYQLSGGRVMWHLDELPTEGTIVTYCQSGVRNSVAASALRRAGYDVVELDGSYAGWNMWQQSRQNAVAAK comes from the coding sequence ATGCTTATCGAGCGCATTTACGATGAAGACCTCGCCCAGGCCAGTTACCTGATTGGCTGCCAGGCCAAGGGTGAAGCGATCGTGGTGGACGGCCGCCGCGACATCGCCGTGTACCAGGACCTTGCCGCAAAGAACGGCATGACGATCGTGGCCGTCACCGAAACCCACATCCACGCCGATTACCTCTCCGGCACCCGTGAACTCGCTGCCGCCACCGGCGCGAAGATCTACGTTTCCGGTGAGGGCGGCCCGGACTGGCAGTACGAATTCGACGGCGAGCGCCTCTACGACGGTGACAAGATCACCCTGGGCAACATCACCATCAAGGCAGTACATACTCCCGGCCACACGCCGGAACACCTGTCCTTCCTGGTCACGGACGGCGCCTTCAGCGACCAGCCCGGCTACCTGCTCTCCGGCGACTTCGTGTTCTCCGGCGACCTGGGCCGGCCGGACCTGCTGGACGAAGCCGCCGGCGGCATCGATACCCGCTTCGAGGGAGCCAAGCAGCTCTTCGCCAGCCTCCGGGACAAGTTCCTGACCCTGCCGGATTACGTCCAGGTCCACCCCGCCCACGGCGCCGGCAGCGCCTGCGGCAAGGCACTCGGCGCGATCCCTTCCTCCACGGTTGGCTACGAGCGGCTCTACTCCTGGTGGGGCCCCTACCTTGCAGCCAACGACGAGCAGGGCTTCATCAACGAACTCCTCGACGGCCAGCCCGACGCCCACGCCTACTTCGGCCGCATGAAGCGGGAAAACCGCGAAGGCCCCGCAGTGATGGGTGAGCGGACGCCGCTGCCTGAACTCTCACAAGGCATTGTTGCTGCAGGCCTGGCCGAGGACACCCTGACCTTCATCGACACCCGTCCCAACAGCGAGGTCCACGAAGGCACGGTAGCCCGTTCCCTGAACGTACCGGCCGGCAAGTCCGTGGCCAGCTACGGCGCCTGGGTAGTGAACCCCGAGACGGACAAGAACCCGCTGGTACTCCTGGCCCAGGACCAGGAACAGGCCATGGACATGTGGGACCACCTGGTACGGGTCGGCATCGACAACGTCGCCGGCTACGTCACCAGCATTGAAGGGCTCCCCATGACCACCCCGAAGCTGATCCAGCCCGAGGAACTGGAAGGCTTTGACGCCGTCATGATCCTGGACGTCCGCAACAAGACGGAGCACACCTCCGGGCACATCCCCGGCTCCTACCAGCTCAGCGGCGGCCGGGTGATGTGGCACCTGGACGAACTGCCCACCGAAGGCACCATCGTGACCTACTGCCAGTCAGGCGTCCGGAATTCCGTTGCGGCCAGCGCCCTGCGCAGGGCCGGGTACGACGTCGTCGAACTGGACGGCAGCTACGCCGGCTGGAACATGTGGCAGCAGTCACGGCAGAACGCCGTCGCGGCCAAGTAA
- the trxA gene encoding thioredoxin — MATIDVTEQSFAETLESNEIVFVDFWAAWCGPCRMFAPTYGAAAERHPDITFAKVDTEAERALAAAASIRSIPTLMAFKDKTLVFSQPGALNATGLEEVIQAVKNLDMDELRAQAGHQNA, encoded by the coding sequence ATGGCAACCATCGACGTCACCGAGCAAAGCTTCGCTGAAACACTGGAAAGCAACGAGATAGTCTTCGTTGATTTCTGGGCAGCCTGGTGCGGACCCTGCCGGATGTTCGCGCCCACGTACGGCGCCGCAGCGGAACGCCACCCGGACATCACCTTCGCCAAGGTGGACACGGAAGCTGAGCGGGCGCTGGCCGCCGCGGCCAGCATCAGGTCCATTCCCACCCTGATGGCATTCAAGGACAAGACCCTGGTGTTCTCCCAGCCAGGCGCCCTCAACGCCACGGGCCTGGAAGAGGTCATCCAGGCCGTAAAGAACCTGGACATGGATGAACTCCGCGCCCAGGCCGGACACCAGAACGCCTGA
- a CDS encoding rhodanese-like domain-containing protein: MAEITVTEAEQRRTSARILDVREDFEVAEGMIPGALHIPMGQLQARLSELDPAVPVIAVCRSGNRSARVADALNGAGFSADTMAGGMIAWTRAGLPTS, from the coding sequence GTGGCTGAAATTACCGTCACCGAAGCAGAACAGCGGCGCACCAGCGCCCGCATCCTCGACGTCCGCGAGGACTTCGAGGTCGCCGAGGGCATGATCCCCGGCGCCCTGCACATCCCCATGGGCCAACTGCAGGCACGCCTGTCCGAACTGGACCCCGCAGTCCCCGTCATCGCGGTCTGCCGCAGCGGCAACCGTTCAGCCCGCGTGGCCGACGCCCTCAACGGAGCCGGCTTCAGCGCGGACACCATGGCCGGCGGCATGATCGCGTGGACCCGCGCGGGCCTCCCCACCAGCTGA
- a CDS encoding heat shock protein transcriptional repressor HspR encodes MDVSADQPIFVISVAAELADMHPQTLRQYDRLGIVSPSRAPGKSRRYSQRDVNMLREVQRLSQEGVSLEGIKRILELENQVAALQSRISELTEELGRRRQPLDARIFAAGAAGDVVSLARGQRPRPRSQAVVLWRPRAIGK; translated from the coding sequence GTGGACGTCAGTGCTGACCAGCCCATCTTTGTGATTTCGGTGGCGGCTGAGCTTGCGGACATGCACCCTCAGACGCTCCGGCAGTACGACCGGCTGGGCATCGTTTCGCCCAGCCGCGCGCCCGGCAAGTCCCGCCGCTATTCGCAGCGGGACGTCAACATGCTGCGCGAGGTGCAGCGGTTGTCCCAGGAAGGCGTATCGCTGGAAGGGATCAAGCGCATCCTGGAACTTGAGAACCAGGTTGCAGCCCTGCAGAGCCGGATCAGCGAGCTGACCGAGGAGCTCGGCCGCCGCCGGCAACCGCTGGATGCACGGATCTTTGCCGCAGGCGCCGCCGGTGACGTGGTGAGCCTGGCCCGCGGGCAGCGCCCCCGCCCCCGGTCACAGGCAGTGGTGCTGTGGCGGCCCCGCGCCATCGGCAAGTAA
- a CDS encoding rhodanese-like domain-containing protein yields MNSAPRPDTRTPDGIPEGQAYRTVTADEFATVWPRATLVDVRSREEHATAHVPGSLNIPLDDLPSRLADLPGGTLYLMCGSGKRSSQAARILTGHGYQTVNVSGGITEWYRAGHPVTYQPAPENPPRQQRGHSPSGLRRLLHRLFQRQSP; encoded by the coding sequence ATGAACTCCGCGCCCAGGCCGGACACCAGAACGCCTGATGGGATACCAGAGGGCCAGGCCTACCGCACTGTAACGGCAGACGAATTCGCCACGGTGTGGCCCCGCGCCACGCTGGTGGACGTGCGGAGCCGGGAAGAGCATGCCACCGCGCACGTCCCCGGGAGCCTGAACATCCCGCTGGACGACTTGCCCTCCCGGCTTGCCGACCTGCCCGGCGGCACGCTTTACCTCATGTGCGGGTCCGGAAAGCGCAGCAGCCAGGCCGCGCGGATCCTTACCGGCCACGGATACCAAACGGTCAACGTGTCCGGCGGTATAACCGAGTGGTACCGCGCAGGGCACCCGGTGACGTACCAACCTGCCCCGGAAAACCCGCCCCGACAACAACGGGGCCATTCCCCATCTGGCCTGCGCAGGCTCCTGCACCGGCTGTTCCAGAGACAATCCCCCTAG